The stretch of DNA ctagaaaactatagtttcggatcagatcggatatccaaatgttttaattctaatatccatatccaaaccaaaaccaaagatttcggatcagatatccaaaccaaacttaactttcggatcgaatatccaaaaattcggatcggattcggatcggatatcggatcagtttggataatcggattttttgctcagccctatcCAACACAGCGACATTCTGATAGTACAAGGAAAGACAAGTTACAAGAATCCAAAATTTAGAAATTTGACTCTATGTCCAATTGAATCACTCCTACTAGGAAAAGTAGATTGTTTTAGTTTGATCCACTGTCACATATGAAATAACAATTGGTATCAATTTGGCAACACTTCTCCCTCTAGAATTGAGCAAGAAAGGGATAATGTGCAACATCGAGATTTCAATTAGATCCTTTATGGAATCACTTGGGGAATTCTGATGTACTGAGTTAAAAAAACTCCAAAGTTAGTTTAAAAGTCATGAGGTGAACGTGCACCAAGCTCCCATGGTGTCAAGGCACAAGGAAAGCGGTGAAGGTGCATGCCTCATGCACTTGACACAATGtgttacaaaaataaataaaaattgtgTCATAATatctttttttttggattttaaagAAGGGTAAGATGTACCAAAATAAAAGCTAGATATACTGGGCAAAGGGAAGGGCATAATAAAAGAACTTTAAGAGAAAATATGGAGATTCCATGGTAGTGATCCATGTTTACAGAGCTTTATGCAAAAGATGCACCAAACGCACCCTGAGCCATTTTGTCTAGTGCCTCGATGTCATTGATGAGTCTTTTGCTTAAGCATGCGCATCTTTTAACATAAGCTCCAAAGAGTGCAAGTAGATTAGTATCACAAACAGCTTTGCTGCTGCAAGCCTAAAAGCGACAAGGTAGTAATCGAAAAGCTGCCACATCGCCCACCATTAATCCTTACGTTACCAAAGTAACAGTCAAATTTACGCTACGCACATATTACCATGTCTATCACTTCTCAAGAACCTAGATGGCTACTGCATCAAGGTTTATTTTTTTGACGCAGTTCAAATAACTTAAGAAAACAAATATGCCATCTAATGTGTAAATAAAAACATTTCATGAAGTACAACTGATTTAGATGAGCAAAATGAAGAGAACAAGAAATCCATAATGCACCTTATATTGGTCTCATGATGAAGATGGCAATGAGTCAAAGCATAAGACAGTTTCTCATCAGCCTGCAAGATAGGAGATAAATAAGATATACGGTATTCTACAAAGCAAAAAAAATTTCCCATTCAACTGCCAATCTACCAACAACAAATGTTAAAATAGACTAGGGCACAATACATACTTCACCAAAGAACAATTTGGTTCCTACAGCATATTAATATAGTGCTAAACTTTGCAGACATCAGTTAGATGCAATCGTACAAATAATCATTATCTGATCTCCATATTGAAGCTATATTGTCTTTGTGAAGAAAAAGCTACTTACAGCAGGAAAATTTTCGTTGAAAACCTCTAGACGGCCTGTATAGTACATGTAGGTGACCTGCAACCAAAAATAAAATTGCAATTTGAACACGTAGCAAATGGCTTATCCCGCTTATGACAGCAACCAGGCGGTCACCCAGATAAATTAAGTACCTTATCCCTAATGGGGAACTCCTCAAAATCAAATATACGAGCTGTCTCAATGCTTCGAATCACACTTCGACAGAGATTGACAGTTCCAAGCTACAGCAAAGAGCAAACCACgttttgtcatattagttggtcaAATCACCTCTTGTTATTCCAAAATCAGGGCTACCCACAGTTCCCCAAGGTAAATAATTGAAAGGATGGACATCAAAGTTAATCAGCTAAAATTATACAAATCACACAAGAAGAAATAAAAATGATCAATAAGTACCTTGAAATAGATTTTGAACAACTGGCAGGTCACATGTAATGCTCCAACACGTTTGGGCCCTTTGCCCTGTTAAACACGACTTTAATAACTGATTGACAGGACAGTTgtcaaggaaaaaaaaaatctaaaagcATTAATTTGTTTGTTTGAATAAGCAAACAATTTACAGACATAGGAGGCATCATGCAAATGAGCCATTCTGCTGGGGAAATGAAACAATTAATGAAGTACAAGGGACCAATGTTCTTTTATAAGCAAACAATTTACGGACATAGCTTGCATATTGTATAGATTCTCATTCCAGAACAAAGAAAACGTGAGAGAGCCAAGCCTTCTTTAAATTTAACATGTTCACACATGATTTATAGAAGTGAGAACATCAGGTGAACAGCATAATGGACTGAGGGAAAGGTTTAAATCATAACTATCTACACAGGTAAGTACCAATGAATAATAAAATCATCACCATTGAACAACAGGAATATTGTCCAATCAGCCAGGTACAAATGCATACAACACTGAAAAGATTTAAAAAGCATGCCTTGGAGTACTTGGTCAAAAGACTTCGATGCCTCAGGCGTGCAGCTACCAAAAGACAATATGTTTTCCATAGTCTTTCTTCTAGTGTTTTTGTTAAACCATTCCATTTGATCCATTTTCCCTATAATTTACTCTACTCATGCAGTCATGCTATCCCTTtctcaaaatttatttaaggAACTCCTTGAACAAATTGTTAATTTAAAAAAGAAACAAGTTTGTTAACAAAAATATCGTGCCTCGTGTGTATGAGGCACACGACTTTACTTCATAACGTGTGCCACGCGGTGCCTCAAAGTGCCTCACACCTTTTAAAAGTGATTGGCAGAAGCAATTGTTCGAATTACCTTGTTTGAAGAGAAATTAGCAACTTCATAATtagtttttaaaaaaaagtgAGATGTCATATATAATTATCTATACTAGGAATATAAAATTGAGTCCATTAGTTAAATTTTATTATTACTTATTGCACAGAATATCAAATTTATCGATCACCTATGGGCATCTCGGTGACTAAAAACAACCGCTGACATGTGTTAGATGTAAATCCACTCCTAAGTCTCTAATCCTCTACTTCAATCGTCTCTTGCCGAAGCATATTGAATAGTATTAAATCTGACTGTGACAATACCTCAACACTGCTTATGTATTGAAGGTTATAGCTACCACATTTCAGGCAATGAGGTCCACACTCACTGAACAACACTCAACATTAGGGCGCAGTGGAAAAGCATAACAAGTAAATTGAGATAAGAGACACATACCGCAAGAACACCGAAGACTTTCATAAGAAACGAACCAGCCGCCTTCAACTTCTCAGGGCTTTTTCCATTTGATGCCAGCTCTCTATCAGCCTAAACTCCCAATCAGAATCAGAATCAGAATCACAAAGTTCTGCAATTTATACTAACCTGTGACTAAACAGTAAGACACATAATCTTACCCTTTCTGCAATAATCCTAATCTCATAGCAAACGGCATAAAGTGCCTGTAACGCCCAAGCCGATTCCCAGTTTCGGAATTCCTGTATAAACGCACTGAAATTCATccaatttcaaattcaatccacTACCACGAATTCCATGATTGATCAAAATAATCAAGTACCTAGCAAATTTCTCATAGGAAATATAAGCGTCAACCAATTGACCGCGCTTATAGCATTGCAAAGACCTAAGCAATGGAACCAAAATATCACTTGATTGCCTGATCAACCTACTTGAATCCTATCAAtttcaataaaaaaacaaaagaatTGCAATTTAATTTAAGATTGGAATAGAAAATTAGAAACCCTAGAAAAGCGAAGGCGAGAAGGAGAGAGACCTGGAAAACGGTGAGGGCGTCGGCGACAGAGAGGATTTTTGGTTTATTGGAGGAGAAAGAGAGAAGACGTCGAAGAGAAGCTCCATTTTGTGTAGAAATGGCGTCGGAGAAGTTATTAAGAAACTCTGTTATTCTTCTGTGAGCTTCTCCCATGCTTATGTACGCCATtgtttttttggtgtaaaccggGGTGTCCACCGTTGACAACAGTGTATAATCCTCTCGTCGTGGGTGCTCTCACGAGGTAAACTCTGTTATTCTTATGTACGCCATTGTTGATGCTTGCTTTCTACTTACAGTACTGTTCAATTCCGAAATGTAATTCCAATGCCTGTAAATCGGGTACTTGTTTTCAAAGAGGGTCGTTATCGCTTCGGTCATTTCGGTTCAATTGGTGTGTCGGGTCGAGTGATGTTGTTATCGGATCCATCATTTCAGTGCAATTGGTGTGCGATGTATCGGAGCTGTTCACGTCAGGTTTAGTTACTTTATCGCAATACTTCAATTTCTTATATCAAAAACTTTTAAGTTTTCAcctttatttagtttagttaattGTTATCAAGTTAAATACTAATTTGCTTTCGTTTGGATCAATCTTATCGAGTTAATGTCGGGAAGGTCTCATATTGGTTCGAGTTCACGTCACTAATGATCGGTTATATCAGGTGTCGGGTCGGATCAGATTGAGCTAGTTCTATCTGGTCCAGTCAAGTTTGCTAGCTTTAGACATACTTCTATAAAAAAACACTTTAAGAAGAGCTTTTTGCATATCAAAAGATTGATCATTATGTGAGAAAGGTTGGTTTTGAGTGTAGGAAAGTTAGGATTAGAatctttgttgttgttgattacaGAAAAGTCTTTGAAGACCTTGTTGTTGATTTTGGTTCCTTAATGCTGGCGTGACACATAAGCTTGTTGTGGTTtgttgttttggacattttggctttcgTAGGAAAAATTGGGGTgaaatttcatattctcattgtaaaagttggaatacgGAGTATCACTCCTATAGGTTTGAAAAGCGTTGACTTGTTCATTTGTCCCTCCACTTCACTTTGGTCATGGCTAAAGGTACCACAACTCTCACAAACTCCATTGAGTAATGATGATGCCATTACCATAGCATTGACTTGTTGAGTTTATTTTGAAGCTTTTTGCACTTGTGTTATGGCTTCTTTGAGCTTTAGATTAACGGTGTCCATGTGGGAACTCAATTGTGCTCCAAGATCGGCTTAGTTGTGTGATAAAGTCCACCTTATGCCTTTCTCTGTAATACAACGGATTTATGAGATGTtgcgtactctatcgagtaagttagttttgcgtTCTGAAGAGTGTTCTGCCTgatggatactcgaccgagtaggcggtactcgatcgagtacctcacttactcgatcgagtaagtcggtttataCGGATTTTTGTCGGGCTTGATAGTAATGCGTGAAAAGGTTATATAAAGatttccgtcagtttcttttacctttttactttattctaaacctttacaaaagaaaacaaaactaCGTTGCATCCTTCTCTCGCATTTCTATTTAATCCAAGGGCTTGAGTCGTCGGATTTCTGAGTTCTTTAATACCTTTGAGATCGTTGTATTGTGGGTTATAAGGTCCTTATACCGTTTTTATGTTGATTCATTagttttgtttaaaccctaattggggattttgggagtattgttaaggttagattgtaattgtatgattatgtgtttatagaaggtgatttcgtagaggaacacttttgatccgctgcttgtgATTTGTTGATCGGTGatttcattccaggtagggtttccctactcagttattgtatacatgatgttaagatggttgttggttgttggttgttggttgttggcatGTGATTATATCATAATTGGTTTTGGTGCTATTGATATTGTAATTGGCTGTTGTTGATTGTCCGTgattcgcgaggtgcgccctcggctgagtggagtcacttgtgggagtggcttcacgcccttgattcacccctttgtggttcccgtcacaagggggatgtgcacattaatggacatgggttattcgctcgatggagatgagcggggcttaggtgaggacggctgcggtcccccactggcgatgtggaatatctgttgcgatggatattctggcaggactatacactttagtgtgtagtcagatgattggtgatgtgacagtGTTGGGGATTGTGATTGTGTAATTAtttgttgtttatcttatattgtttatgcagtaactgaccccgttaaatgttttgaaaactgtggtgatccattcggggatggtgagcagttgtttagcaggtatggCTAGGATGCGCGCGAGTTAGTTGGGAATGAGTCACAATGAGTCCGAGTAGTAGTCTGCCACTGTAGTGTcataacattttatttactttaagtTGGATTTTTGTTTTGGAACACTTGTATCGTATTTCTCATTTTGATTTGATGTAAACACTTTAACatttatttacttaaagtacgtttcttgatagtcacttttgattactatgcatCGGGTacccgagatggtagcattctcatgcattaggtggtcttggtaagacaccttagtgtataggggtgttacaaagtggtatcagagcgacgattttagaacttgtcactaatgaacctaatgaacttagagagtcaaattaaaatgaaccttggtaggagttgttaggagctaatgcaaagacttgggagacgtcctaaagtcgtgaactcgccctacaactttgaaccggttactatgaggtgtcatgggatcgctagttgtttactattgttcatatgtatgtGTTGGTTGAAGTATATGATGGATGTtttggtggaaaagatgaataattgttgtatataatatgatttatgattaagcatgttgtatgatggaaatGATTTTATAACGTGGCAATcttagtaacatatgattagaagatgtgatatgtttatactaatttattgttacgaaaagttataaagttaaaggcaTGCAGGTAGATAGAATTATCAGCATGGCTCGATTGAGTgggggaaactcgatcgagtaggaaggactcgatcgagtgggctgagctcgatcgagtgggtatatgaGTACGTTGGGCAATAGCTACTGTTTtgtgcaactcgatcgagtagagggagaactcgatcgagtgtcaggtactcgaccgagtacgtatgtgactcgatcgagtacgttttttTACAATACTTGGCAGGTTCTGGAGTCGTGGTACTCGATCGATTTggtggcttactcgatcgagtgacccctactcgatcgattgtgtgttgttactcgatcgagtaagttatggGTGGGTCATATTTGCTTTAAGCcgttgtgggaaataatctgaatacttcccttaaactagaaggattataacgaatttaacaatgatgattaaaggtcataaacaaaatacataaacaaagtatacggatttagaattaaccttcggtcctagcaaaattggcctaagaacaatatcaaaattgatattcgcctattagttgcacccaagacgatctgagatatgccctttgattatgctagaaatcgatctaaaattttctgtaaaatttagttgttttgtgttttgtgatgagagagaggaggcaaggtcaagaaaaagcattagggtagaaataattctctccctttctttttatactgaccgaattatcgagttaattaggaaagaataatactttcctatttttcggccatcagaccgaaataaggactatcagctccttatttttggtctttccaaaaatatataacgtgttgaattgtcatctagtgaggatcgaacccatgacctcttggtatgtgtaccctcactattaccactatgacacattcatcttgttggtattaaatacaactgattatatttaattacgaattaacagattaattcgtccaagctaacattatatatatttaattaaatataacttattatatttaatttacgaattgacagttaattcgtctcaactaatattatttaattttcattaaataattatctcatcaacacattgactaactttttagtcatattgggcatcaatgtgattatatttctataaccacatttctcaaacacattctataggtgtgacctttagggaccagttgatcaccgccatctgtatgataataacgtcaaactttctagcaagccaaccgttattaggtaaacattaatcaactgattaaatatacgaagtatacccttgtgaacctgtaagagatttacaaatgttatcacactaatttgtggaggacacaagctccaacaaactcccacttgtcctcacaagtgtatgtgcgataaccgattctcatatcctataaaatttctcccactcaatgtaaaacaatttgcaaatccgaattcacaaaggtcgtattttacaagcgatcaatatcaagagtggtttccccgactagagagcaacttaactgataaacgaatcaacattcgagcatggccatgcatttcgattcaactcctcgagtggccccgagaaataactataccgataagggttggatattttcctcaactcgaatcctgcagatgtaagcacgtatgaaatgactcgaaaaaatctacttagcctccgattcacggcagaccgtggaaaagaaaccaaagtcacccaaaaactgccttaatctcaagagacagtcgatagtcaaaagaatcgactctaggaacacaatggatgtcctatccacgacctggcaccgaatgttattaaacatttaggactccattacgttgtcacaaaaagttgtcctacgaggtatcgtcataatctcgtatctgtgatcgattagtcaaccgtttaacttatggcttgttgaacccaccatcaatcgactgcacaatataatagccggagttatcagctcacattggcgattatagaccaaaacaaatataatgtaattcagttcactttgtggcgttcaatgttgtcagtacaatccacatgaaaaacaaaatattatatatataaaacgatgaagttataaatagtatatgaaaaagataatgtatcaaatccatactcaagtactacaactcaggaacatgtttaattcccatggagttaacatgccctacatgcttatcataattcaacggtttggtgagaggatccgcgatgttatcatccgtcgcaatcttgtcaatcactatctcttcttgctccacgtaatcacagatcaggtgagctttccgaagtacatgtctagatttgttgctagactttggctccttagcctggaagatgacacctctattgtcacaatagatggtgatcgggtcattcgaactaggaactaccgaaagcccttgtaagaattgacgcatccatatcgcttcctttgctgcctccgaagcggcatagtactcggatttagtagtagaatctgctacaacactctgtttggaactcttccactgaccgcaaagaccattaagagtgaagacgaaccggaccgagattttgatcatctcgatccgtttggaagctagcatctgcagaatccggTTGCACAagatagcttagtatcgcctccataagtcaatacccaatccttagtcctccgtaggtacttgaggatatttttgactgctatccagtgtgtttcacctggagtcttttggtaccgactcgtcatactcaatgcatatgccacgtctggacgtgtgcatatcatggcatacatgatcgatcctattgcagatgcataaggaacacgactcatgcgctcaaccccttcaggcgtcgtgggtgactaagacttgctcaactgcatcccagtcgtcataggaaggttccccttcttggagttggtcatgctgaacctctcaagaaccttatccaaataagactcctgactaagtgataacgtccgtcgtgatctatctcggtagatacggattcccaaaatgcgctgtgccttacccagatctttcatctggaaatggttcttcaaccattctttaaccgaagatagaagaggaatgtcattcccaatcaagagtatgtcatcgacatacaatatcaagaatacaatcttgctcccactcgacttgatatataagcatggttcttcgaccgatcgagtgaaaccatactcttttatcacctggtcgaaaggatgattccaactccgagaagcttgcttaagtccataaatggaacgcttaagcttgcatacttttttaggatgttcaggatctatgaaaccttcgggttgcaccatgtacaactcttcctccaaataaccgtttaagaaggcggttttcacatccatttgccaaatctcataatcatgaaatgcggcaatcgctaagattatccgaatggaacgtagcatgactacaggtgcaaaaatctcatcataatgcaatccgtgcacttgagtgaaaccttttgccacaagtcgtgccttatagatatccggttgcgcgtctacagaacgctttattttgtaaagccatttgcacttcAGAGAGGTTTTACcttttaggtaaatcaactagatcccatacgttattctcatacatggagtccatctcggattgcatggcttcaagccatagctttgagtcggaatgttatagcacctttataggttgcgggttcattactttctagaagtaaaacgtcattctcctcgaccataccaatgtatctgtccggaggatgagagtctctacccgacctcctaggttcctcgggaatattaaccgtatcatcggtTGGAGGTACactcctccatccgttcctcggttgttggttccggATTCTCCGacggctcgaaggttctattactcgacttgttctcgagaaattctttctctaaaacGTCGACCGGCCGCAAcaaaaaactcgatgttcggtaggcgaatagaagtaatgaccaaatgttccttttggataacctataaagtatgtcttgaccgatcgcgggccgagcttatcctcgtgtctccacttgacataagcctcgcagccccaaacccgaataaatgACAAGTTGGGTCTTGTTCCCTTTCACATTTCATGTGGAGTCTTGTCGacttgactttagacggacttcggttaagtataagagcaaatgtgacaaaagagcataaccccataatgaatctggcactacggtgtgactcatcatggatcga from Silene latifolia isolate original U9 population chromosome 10, ASM4854445v1, whole genome shotgun sequence encodes:
- the LOC141605734 gene encoding enhanced ethylene response protein 5-like produces the protein MAYISMGEAHRRITEFLNNFSDAISTQNGASLRRLLSFSSNKPKILSVADALTVFQDSSRLIRQSSDILVPLLRSLQCYKRGQLVDAYISYEKFASAFIQEFRNWESAWALQALYAVCYEIRIIAERADRELASNGKSPEKLKAAGSFLMKVFGVLAGKGPKRVGALHVTCQLFKIYFKLGTVNLCRSVIRSIETARIFDFEEFPIRDKVTYMYYTGRLEVFNENFPAADEKLSYALTHCHLHHETNIRMILKYLIPVKLSVGVLPEDSLLEKYSLLEYRDVVLALRRGDLQLLRCALQEHEDRFLRSGVYLVLEKLELQVYRRLVKKIYFIQKLRDPGRAHQIKLDVIVKALRWLQIEMDVDEVECIVAILIHKNLIKGYFAHKLKVVVLSKQDPFPNLTGKPVGS